From the genome of Vigna angularis cultivar LongXiaoDou No.4 chromosome 11, ASM1680809v1, whole genome shotgun sequence, one region includes:
- the LOC108333758 gene encoding uncharacterized protein LOC108333758 isoform X2 — translation MQNHPSSSLMHSITMEEQQQQPKLIKDHGSKDKNHTMHTPNPNPSQTIMRLASLAIGFNVRLKSSDMPAHMQEHALRHTRSLLSLSTPSPKLSNTLIARALKKEFDTKYGLAWHCVVGKSFGSFVSHTGGGFIYFSIDSLSVLLFKTEVHLVDKFL, via the exons ATGCAAAACcacccttcttcttctcttatgCATTCCATCACCAtggaagaacaacaacaacaaccaaagCTCATCAAAGATCATGGCTCCAAGGACAAGAACCACACCATGCACACTCCCAATCCCAACCCTTCTCAAACCATCATGAGACTGGCTTCACTTGCCATCGGCTTCAACGTGAGGTTGAAATCATCTGACATGCCTGCCCACATGCAGGAACATGCTCTTCGTCACACTAGATCACTCCTTTCTCTTTCAACTCCTTCTCCAAAGCTCTCTAACACTCTCATAGCTAGAGCTCTCAAAAAG GAGTTTGACACGAAGTATGGACTGGCCTGGCATTGCGTTGTAGGGAAGAGTTTCGGGTCCTTTGTGAGTCACACTGGTGGAGGGTTCATCTACTTCTCAATTGATTCACTTTCTGTTCTTCTCTTCAAAACTGAGGTTCATTTG GTTGACAAGTTCTTGTGA
- the LOC108334417 gene encoding uncharacterized protein LOC108334417 yields the protein MEEQSLNIPETFVYDTLSPLALSAADFQFPDNGESYSVFRNEISVDTPQLASPTSTTIDFFSLDVASEAHGGVSHPEPLAAAPEPKTPTPAPEPKLETVWFGGNCKFKSPMIQLHKEIVDFCEFLSPTVEEKAARDMAIESVFGVIKHIWPHCRVEVFGSFRTGLYLPTSDIDVVILKSGLPNPQIGLNAISKALSQRNMAKKIQVIGKARVPIIKFVERKSGLAFDISFDIDNGPKAAEYIQEAVLKWPPLRPLCLILKVFLQQRELNEVYSGGIGSYALLAMLMAMLRNLRLSQASEHNLGVLLVHFFDFYGRRLNTSDVGVSCNGTGTFFVKSSKGFLNKSRPSLISIEDPQAPENDIGKNSFNYFQIRSAFSMAFKNLTNPKIIMSLGPNRSILGTIIRPDPVLLERKGGLNGDVTFDKLLPGAGEPLQQQYGEQEMLCNWQLDYEEEPLPRGGDASAEPSSRYSAKKRKSGSKNSSKKLKEKENDNIQMKGNEDNDSRKEKDKKKRRKRKAQLEYSGS from the exons ATGGAGGAGCAGTCACTGAATATTCCCGAAACCTTCGTGTACGACACTCTCAGTCCCCTCGCTCTATCCGCCGCCGATTTCCAATTTCCCGATAACGGCGAATCCTACTCCGTTTTCCGCAACGAGATTTCAGTCGATACCCCCCAACTCGCCTCTCCCACCTCCACCACCATCGATTTCTTCTCCCTCGACGTTGCTTCCGAGGCCCACGGCGGCGTCTCCCACCCAGAGCCGCTCGCCGCAGCGCCAGAACCAAAGACGCCGACTCCTGCGCCAGAGCCGAAGCTCGAGACTGTCTGGTTCGGCGGGAATTGCAAATTTAAGAGTCCAATGATTCAGCTGCATAAAG AGATAGTGgatttttgtgagtttttgtCACCAACTGTTGAAGAGAAAGCTGCACGGGATATGGCAATAGAATCCGTGTTTGGAGTTATAAAACACATATGGCCTCATTGTCGG GTGGAAGTATTTGGGTCTTTCAGGACAGGGCTGTATCTTCCCACCAGTGATATTGAC GTTGTGATTCTGAAATCAGGCTTGCCAAATCCACAGATTGGACTGAATGCAATTTCTAAAGCATTGTCCCAAAGGAACATGGCTAAAAAGATTCAG GTCATTGGAAAGGCGCGGGTAccaattattaaatttgttgaGAGGAAGAGTggtcttgcatttgatataAG TTTTGACATTGACAATGGACCCAAAGCGGCTGAGTATATTCag GAAGCAGTACTTAAGTGGCCACCTCTAAGGCCCTTGTGTTTGATTTTGAAAGTATTTCTGCAGCAAAGAGAGCTAAATGAG GTATATTCTGGTGGGATTGGCTCGTATGCCCTTCTTGCCATGCTGATGGCAATGTTGCGG AATCTTCGCCTGAGCCAAGCTTCTGAGCACAACCTGGGAGTCCTTTTG GTGCATTTTTTTGATTTCTATGGACGCAGATTGAACACATCAGATGTTGGTGTGTCCTGTAATGGGACAGGCACTTTTTTTGTGAAAAGTAGTAAAGG GTTTTTAAACAAATCACGGCCAAGTCTTATTTCCATCGAGGATCCTCAG GCACCAGAAAATGACATTGGGAAGAACTCTTTTAATTATTTCCAG ATTAGGTCAGCTTTTTCAATGGCATTTAAAAATTTGACGAATCCCAAGATCATTATGAGCTTAGGACCGAACAGGAGCATTCTGGGGACTATAATCAGACCAGATCCTGTTCTGCTGGAGCGTAAAGGTGGCTTGAACGGGGATGTGACTTTTGATAAGTTGCTTCCTGGTGCTGGCGAGCCATTACAACAACAGTATGGAGAACAGGAGATGTTATGCAATTGGCAGTTAGATTATGAAGAAGAACCATTACCACGGGGAGGCGACGCCAGTGCAGAGCCTAGCTCACGTTATTCAGCAAAGAAGAGAAAATCTGGTTCAAAGAATTCTAGTAAGAAGctaaaggaaaaggaaaatgataatATTCAGATGAAAGGGAATGAGGATAATGACTCTAGAAAAGAGAAGGATAAGAAAAAGAGACGAAAGAGAAAAGCTCAACTAGAATACAGCGGTTCTTAG
- the LOC108333758 gene encoding uncharacterized protein LOC108333758 isoform X1 gives MQNHPSSSLMHSITMEEQQQQPKLIKDHGSKDKNHTMHTPNPNPSQTIMRLASLAIGFNVRLKSSDMPAHMQEHALRHTRSLLSLSTPSPKLSNTLIARALKKEFDTKYGLAWHCVVGKSFGSFVSHTGGGFIYFSIDSLSVLLFKTEVHLVRQPPSL, from the exons ATGCAAAACcacccttcttcttctcttatgCATTCCATCACCAtggaagaacaacaacaacaaccaaagCTCATCAAAGATCATGGCTCCAAGGACAAGAACCACACCATGCACACTCCCAATCCCAACCCTTCTCAAACCATCATGAGACTGGCTTCACTTGCCATCGGCTTCAACGTGAGGTTGAAATCATCTGACATGCCTGCCCACATGCAGGAACATGCTCTTCGTCACACTAGATCACTCCTTTCTCTTTCAACTCCTTCTCCAAAGCTCTCTAACACTCTCATAGCTAGAGCTCTCAAAAAG GAGTTTGACACGAAGTATGGACTGGCCTGGCATTGCGTTGTAGGGAAGAGTTTCGGGTCCTTTGTGAGTCACACTGGTGGAGGGTTCATCTACTTCTCAATTGATTCACTTTCTGTTCTTCTCTTCAAAACTGAGGTTCATTTGGTCAGGCAACCTCCTTCTCTTTAA